The Pedobacter ginsengisoli region TTTTTATACCGCCCCATATTTTGATAAACCAGTTGCTCCATTTCATACATTCTGGCAAGTAGATAATTATTCCCTATCTCTTCAAAATATCTTCCGGCAGTTTCGTAATAATAAATGGCACTATCAGATTCATTTAAATAATTAAAGTTATTACCAATGTTGGCTGCCGTTTTAGCTATATATAACTTATCATTTATATCCCTGGCAATTTGAAAAGCTTGTTTGTTTAGTACCAATGATTTTTCAAAACCACCTTTCTCATTTAATATTGCTGTATAATTTGAGATATATTTGATAATACCTCTTTTGTAACCCAGGCGCTTACTCAGATTGCCTGCCATTAGGTAATATTTTTGGGCCGTTTGTGGACTATCTAGCTCATACAGATTCCCAATATCAATATACAACAGAACTTTTGTTGTATCTTCTTTTGCTTTGGGCAATAATTTTAGCAGGCTGTCCTTTTTTGTTATCGACTGCCCCCACCCTGCAATGCCGATAAGGAGAATAATCAATATAAGCCCTAATTTTTTCATTCTCTAATTTACATTTTTCTACACTGCAAATTAAACATTGCGATCGCACATTTCTTATCATCCTTTTTAACGATTTTTTTCTAAACTGATGGAGAAAATCATCTTTTTTGATGATTGTGCTGGCACTGAAGTCGCCCTAATTTTACATTAATAAACAAGTAACCCGAAAATGAAAAAAGTATTACTTCCTGCTATGCTAATGGTTTCAACATTGTTTTGTGCTGCTCAAAAAGGAAATTTTGGTATAGTTAACTATGTGGTTCCAGATGACTATCAATTAATAAAGAATGATAATGTAATTACTTATTACAAAGAAGACAAAAGTACCGGTGCCTACTGTAATTTTTTTATATATAATACAATGCCTGGACACGGAGGTACGCAACAGGATTTTGATTTTGGCTGGATAAATCTGATGCAAAACCCTTTTAAGTTTACCAGTTCTGCAAATATGCCTTCCACAAAAAATGAAGCTCAATATTTAATATGGTTTAATAAAGATGGCAGTTTTGATGACAGGGGAATATCTGTAGTTGATCTTAAAAATCCGCACAAGTTTCCTGATGATGCTCCAGGCAAAGGAAAATATACCATAGAAAATTATAGCATCTTTTTACAGTACGATAACGGGCGTATAAAGCAATTGGGATTTTCGGGCTTTTTAGACAAAGATCCAGCTACCGTTACTGATGCATATTTTATCGGACGCCATATTTACTATCGAAAAGATAAGGGCTATAACAGTAACCTTGGCTATCGCAGCCCCCTGCAATGAAAAGTAATGAGCAATAATAAATCAATAAAGCCACAGGTCAATATTCAAAAACAATAAAAAAACAGGACGATGAAAAATTTATTAGCAATTCTGATAATGTTGCCAATAATGGCGATAGGACAACAAAAGCAAAGCATAGAGGATGCCATGAAGAAAATGGAGGAATTGAAAAAAAAGATGACTCCGGAACAGCAGGCCATGATGGAAAAAATGGGGCTGCAACAAACTATGAAAACTGTTCAAAAAAATATGCAACCGGGCAAATCAGGTGTAGCTATGATGCCAATGGCTGATCCTAATATAGTTCCCGCAAATATCTCTTCACTTGCTGTACCATCTACCCCTTCGGATAAAGGAAAATTGATAGCTTATTTAAAACCAATTTTTTCGCAAACAGAAGCAGCAATGAAACCTGAGAATGTAAAAGCAGTTCAGAAATTATTGGGCAAAGGCGCTGAAACCGGAAAATATGCAATGGTATTCTGGACGCACAATGAACTAGACAAGGCATTGTACCTGCTTGCCAATGCCTGCATTACCAATCCAGATGACTATGTTTCTATCAATAACCTCGGTGCATTGCTTACCCTTTCGGGATATGCACATAAGTCTTTACCGTTACTTTTATATACTCAAAAATTTGTGCCACAAAGCAGCACATTACTTAATAACGTTGGTCAGGCTTATCTGAGCCTTGGGTATGTTGACAAAGCCAAACCGCTGCTTTTATCTGCCATAGCAAAAGATTCAACCAAAACCGAGGCATATAAGGCTATGGCGCTTATTGCACAAAAACAAGGAGACAATACCCTTTGTGGTACATATCTGGAAAAAGCTATTGCCAATGGCGATGCTACTGCCGAAAACATTAACCTGCTTAATAAGATAGCACCGGAAAAAGATCTGACTGAATACATCCGTAAGCGCTTTAAACAATTTTATAAAGATCATAGTGTTACCAAACGCTTTACTGTACCTGCAGTTCCTGCATCGTATGAAGAAGCAGTAAAACGCGACGGTGAGATTGAAACTTACTTTAGAGACTTTGATGCCACCATAAACGCAACCTATAAAACGCAAAAGGAACTGACAAAACAGTATGAAAATCAGGTACAGAATAACCAGGTTAAAAAAATGGCGCAGATGCAGCAAATGATGGCCAATGCAGGTAAGCCTGGTTTTTCAAAATCTATACAGGATATGAAAGCATCAATGAGCAATCCTTTTATGACACAAGGAGCCATTATGCTGTCAAGTATAGATAACCCGCAATTCAGCAAATCATATTACAGCCGGATGAAAACGGAAACAGGTAACAGGTTAAAAAGCGAAAATGAATTGAAACAGTCTTTAAAAACAGATTTTGACAATAAAATAAATGCGCTGGAAAAAGAAAAGAAAGGTCTGCACGATGGTGAAGGACAAGATGCAGCAAACGCACGGGCTGTGCAAATAGAAAAAGAGCTATGTAAATTAAAAGTAGACAGGCAGGCAAAATGGCTGGAGAAAATGGCTGAAATAAATAATCAATATATCCATAACATGGAAGACCTGCTTAACCAGCGCTTACAGGAATATCTTTTTTGGAACACCATAGTGATGCAATCCTTGCAAGATCCTACGGCAGTTAACTACGCAGCTTATGTTGGTTATTTAAATAACCTCAAAAGCCTTGCATATCCGCTTTTCCCTACGCATGTGGATGGAGGATTGTCAAAACCTTGTGGCGACAAAATGGACGTCAACAATTATAAAGGAAAAATACACGACTGGGAAAGAGAACACTGCGAGGTAGATTTTGGAATAGACCTTATGGTAACCGGAGCTAAAATGAACTGTGAAGGCTGGTCTGTTTACGCAGATTTTAAAGCGGGTTCATTTGCCTATGAACGTAGTGTTGATCCAGTAACCTGGCAAACCACCGGCCACAGTATTTCTGCAAAGGCTGGTAAGGATAAAGAATTTGAAATAGGTAAAATTAAAGCATCAATAGGCGCATCGGTAGAAACCACTGTAAAGTTTGATGGCAACATGAACCCTGTTGATTTAAGTGTAAAAGGCGCAGCCGGCGCAGAGTTAAGTGGCCCTTTTGGAGGTAAAGCGGGTGCTGATTTAGGCTCAGTTGAAATAAGTGTAAGTAATGGATTCAATTCAGCAGGCCCATCTATACCAGGCTTCGGCAGCGATTTTTTGAAATAACCAGTTATGTTTTGTGTTAGTGGCTAAATCTAAAAAATCATCTTTTTTAATGATTGCCCTAGGTAATTGTTCCGCCTAATTTTATATGCATAATCGAAATACAATGAAATCTATAAGCGTATTTTTTTTGTTTAACCTGATGTTGTTCATAACCAGCATCTGTTGCGCCCAAAAACAAACTTTTGATGTTGTTTCTTACTCAACACCCAAAGGCTGGCAAAAAACAGAAAATGAAGGCGGTATACAATTGTCAGTTACTGATAAAAAAACAGGTGGCTATGCCATAGCGTTAATTACAAAATCAAGAGCTACTAATGCATCGGCTAAAGATAATTTTAACGACAGTTGGGAGAGCTTGGTAAAAAAAACGGTACAGGTTACAGAAGCTCCCACCATGTCTGATATGCTTGTAGAAAAAGGCTGGGATGCGATTACAGGCCAGGCAAACTATACCGATGGAAAGGTGAAGGGCTTGGTAACGCTGATTACCGCTACCGGAAATGGTAAAATGGCTGATGTAGTGATCATGACCAATACCAGTATATACCAGGAAGAAGTTTTGGCTTTTCTAAATAGCCTGGAACTAAATGAAACTGCAACTCAACAAAGCAATACCATTAATACATCTGCAAATACAAACAGCGGTTCACTTGTTGGTGTGTGGTCTGCTAATTTACTGGAAACATCTGGTTATGCGAATGGCTATCCACAATATACCGCAGGCTATTTTAGAAAAGAATACCAATTAAATGCTGATGGCACCTACCTGTTTTTATTTAAAACATGGTCGGTATTTATGAAGACAATTTTGTTTGGTTACGAAACAGGTACCTGGTCAGCAACTGGTAATCAGTTGACCATTACACCCAAACAAGGCAAAAGTGAAGAATGGAGCAAATCAGCAAGTGGAAGGACGACTGAATGGGGAGCCAGGATAAAATCAGGAACAGGTAAATTAGAAACGATTACCTATCGGTATGAAACAAAATATTATTCGGGAAGTAAAGATTATGTGCTCATACTAAATTTCGATAAGTCGACAGGAAGGGAAGGCACGGAACAAAAACAAGCTACTTATACCAAGCGCACTGAACATCTAATTGACCTACCACCGGGAACAAAAATCAACAGCGAAGGCAAACCAGAAGCCTTACAACAAAACAATTCCAAGCAAACTACCAATAACAATTCTTCACCACTTGTCGGAAAAACATGGGAAGGTAGCAGTTCAGAAAAAATGGGATCAGGAAATATGCAAATGAACACTGGTGGATTTTTCACGAAGCAATACCAATTCAACACAGATGGAACTTACCGATTTGTAAATGTCCTTGCATCGCACTTTACGGATACCAAAACGATGGGCTATGAAACAGGAACATGGGCAGTAAACGGAAACCAACTTACCATTAATCCAACAAGTGGGCAAAATGAAGAATGGAGCAAAGTGGGCAAAACATCTAACGGTAATAGTGATGTGGGCAATCGTGCTATTAATGATACCTGGAGTAAAAAATTAAAAACCAGTACAAGAAAATTAGAGAAATATACCTACACCTTTTCTGTTGAAAAAAATGGAGATAACACTGCGCTTATAATGGAACGCAACGGAAAGACAGAGAGAGATGGCGACGGTAAAATATCATACCTCAACGAAACACCTTCTGAAAAAGGAGTTAAACTACCAAACGGAATAAAATAATTGCACTATGAAAAAGGCCATCATTATTTTATCAATTCTTCTTTTCTGCAGTAGCCTGTATGCACAAAAAATAGCCACGGCACAAGAAACACCTGTACCCTGCAATGGAGATGCAGATGGTTTGCCGGGAAAATACACCGACCATACCAATCCTAAATATCCCAGCAGCCTTAAAGGCCCTGCACCAGATAAAGCAGCCATGACCAAACAGCTCATTGCTTTTGAAAAATTAGAAGAAGCAAGCCGGGCCAATTTTCAACTTACAGGTTGTGTAGCAAGAGTGAGTTTTAGCGGAGGCGATAAAAATACTTACGTAAACATTGTACGTAACGGATATAACTACCAGTTAGGCGTTTATCAGAATGTATGCCATGTAACACAGCATATTGTAAAAACAGTAGGTGAATACCGTACAGTGTTGCGTGTAAATGTTAATCCATATTTGATAGCAGATGGCCTGCGGGGAGCTGGAGAGTTTTATCTGACAGACAGGTCAGTGCGTTATCAACTCCCGATTGACGCAAAAGAGGGTCCTGATTATGAAAAGGACAAGAAGACCAATCCAAGCCACATATCACAGTATTTTTCTGAGGGAACGCTATTAACCGGCAGGTCCAATGA contains the following coding sequences:
- a CDS encoding tetratricopeptide repeat protein → MKNLLAILIMLPIMAIGQQKQSIEDAMKKMEELKKKMTPEQQAMMEKMGLQQTMKTVQKNMQPGKSGVAMMPMADPNIVPANISSLAVPSTPSDKGKLIAYLKPIFSQTEAAMKPENVKAVQKLLGKGAETGKYAMVFWTHNELDKALYLLANACITNPDDYVSINNLGALLTLSGYAHKSLPLLLYTQKFVPQSSTLLNNVGQAYLSLGYVDKAKPLLLSAIAKDSTKTEAYKAMALIAQKQGDNTLCGTYLEKAIANGDATAENINLLNKIAPEKDLTEYIRKRFKQFYKDHSVTKRFTVPAVPASYEEAVKRDGEIETYFRDFDATINATYKTQKELTKQYENQVQNNQVKKMAQMQQMMANAGKPGFSKSIQDMKASMSNPFMTQGAIMLSSIDNPQFSKSYYSRMKTETGNRLKSENELKQSLKTDFDNKINALEKEKKGLHDGEGQDAANARAVQIEKELCKLKVDRQAKWLEKMAEINNQYIHNMEDLLNQRLQEYLFWNTIVMQSLQDPTAVNYAAYVGYLNNLKSLAYPLFPTHVDGGLSKPCGDKMDVNNYKGKIHDWEREHCEVDFGIDLMVTGAKMNCEGWSVYADFKAGSFAYERSVDPVTWQTTGHSISAKAGKDKEFEIGKIKASIGASVETTVKFDGNMNPVDLSVKGAAGAELSGPFGGKAGADLGSVEISVSNGFNSAGPSIPGFGSDFLK
- a CDS encoding lipocalin family protein → MKSISVFFLFNLMLFITSICCAQKQTFDVVSYSTPKGWQKTENEGGIQLSVTDKKTGGYAIALITKSRATNASAKDNFNDSWESLVKKTVQVTEAPTMSDMLVEKGWDAITGQANYTDGKVKGLVTLITATGNGKMADVVIMTNTSIYQEEVLAFLNSLELNETATQQSNTINTSANTNSGSLVGVWSANLLETSGYANGYPQYTAGYFRKEYQLNADGTYLFLFKTWSVFMKTILFGYETGTWSATGNQLTITPKQGKSEEWSKSASGRTTEWGARIKSGTGKLETITYRYETKYYSGSKDYVLILNFDKSTGREGTEQKQATYTKRTEHLIDLPPGTKINSEGKPEALQQNNSKQTTNNNSSPLVGKTWEGSSSEKMGSGNMQMNTGGFFTKQYQFNTDGTYRFVNVLASHFTDTKTMGYETGTWAVNGNQLTINPTSGQNEEWSKVGKTSNGNSDVGNRAINDTWSKKLKTSTRKLEKYTYTFSVEKNGDNTALIMERNGKTERDGDGKISYLNETPSEKGVKLPNGIK